A window of Formosa sp. Hel1_31_208 contains these coding sequences:
- a CDS encoding RND family transporter, with amino-acid sequence MFKLFTKDFWEVVARLILRNKIGILIAIILATVFFSSQWKHMRFTYTEANLLPDDHEVNVTYNEFLNIFGEEGNLIVIGVKDSTLFTVEKLNAWNQLSEDFKTYDEVETVVSINDLQKLIKNKKEERFDLVPFIEDSITSIAQIDKLQEELFKQYPFYDNFLFNTETRTIRTAIYLKKEIVNTPVRKDFIMETLDEKIKNFELANDLDVRVSGMPYIRTLNSQNIVDEIGLFIGLALGVTSLIFFLFFRSFRATIISLIVVCVGVMWTFGILGLLNYEITVLTALIPPLIIVIGIPNCIFLINKYQHEVKLHGNKVKSLQRVITKVGNATLMTNVTTASGFATFILTESKLLKEFGIVASLSILAIFVLCLFVIPIIYTFLPYPKDRHLEHLNKRWIGGFVNWIERMVKEKKIAIYLTSLILIIVSIIGIYKIEISGSLIEDMPKEEAFFKDIRFFEEEFKGIMPLEIMVDTKRKKGVMKLSTLKKMEELENLIDETPELSRPISVVSLVKYSKQAYYNGNPKYYQLPTSQENGFILSYAKNSSSKVDLLQNFVDSTGQYARITTFMKDIGTDKMERIEEDLQNKINKVFQPEDRYNVTMTGKALVFQKGTKYLVKNLAISLSLAIFLISLFMAYMFRSFRMIIVSLIPNLLPLLITAGLMGYLGVPIKPSTILVFSIAFGISVDDTIHFLAKYRQELQANHWKIRKSVYAALRETGVSMFYTSIVLFFGFIVFTTSSFGGTVALGALVSATLLFAMLSNLLLLPSLLLSLERSIANKEVMREPSINIIPEEDDISEENINS; translated from the coding sequence ATGTTTAAATTGTTTACAAAGGACTTCTGGGAAGTTGTTGCTCGATTAATATTGCGTAACAAAATTGGTATACTCATTGCTATTATTTTGGCGACTGTATTCTTTAGTTCCCAATGGAAGCATATGCGTTTCACCTACACAGAAGCCAACTTGTTACCAGATGATCATGAGGTTAATGTTACCTACAATGAATTTCTAAATATTTTCGGAGAAGAAGGCAATCTTATTGTTATTGGTGTAAAAGACTCAACACTATTCACCGTTGAAAAACTTAACGCTTGGAATCAACTTTCGGAAGATTTCAAAACTTATGACGAAGTTGAAACCGTAGTATCTATAAATGATCTTCAGAAATTAATTAAAAACAAAAAAGAAGAGCGTTTTGATTTAGTACCATTTATTGAAGATTCTATTACATCTATCGCACAAATTGATAAACTCCAAGAAGAACTGTTTAAGCAGTACCCATTCTATGATAATTTCTTATTCAATACCGAAACAAGAACCATAAGAACAGCCATCTATCTCAAAAAAGAGATCGTCAACACACCGGTAAGAAAAGATTTCATCATGGAAACCCTTGATGAAAAAATCAAAAATTTTGAATTAGCCAACGATTTGGATGTTCGAGTGTCAGGAATGCCATACATCCGTACTCTGAATTCTCAAAACATTGTTGACGAAATTGGTCTATTTATTGGACTGGCATTGGGTGTCACATCGCTCATTTTCTTTCTGTTCTTCAGGTCGTTCAGAGCCACTATTATTTCACTTATCGTGGTATGTGTAGGGGTGATGTGGACCTTTGGTATATTAGGACTATTAAATTATGAAATCACAGTCTTAACAGCTTTAATTCCACCACTAATTATCGTCATTGGTATTCCAAATTGTATTTTCCTTATCAATAAATACCAGCATGAGGTGAAACTTCATGGTAATAAGGTTAAGTCATTACAACGTGTAATTACTAAAGTTGGTAATGCTACCTTAATGACTAACGTCACCACAGCTTCTGGTTTTGCAACCTTTATTTTAACTGAAAGCAAGCTCCTAAAGGAATTTGGTATTGTCGCCTCACTGAGTATTCTGGCTATTTTTGTACTGTGCTTGTTTGTTATTCCTATCATCTATACATTCTTACCTTATCCTAAAGACCGTCACCTGGAGCATTTGAATAAGCGCTGGATTGGTGGTTTTGTTAATTGGATTGAGCGCATGGTAAAAGAGAAGAAAATTGCCATTTACCTGACCTCACTCATTCTCATTATTGTGAGTATCATTGGAATATATAAAATAGAAATCTCTGGATCGCTCATTGAAGATATGCCAAAAGAAGAAGCATTTTTTAAGGATATCCGTTTCTTTGAAGAAGAGTTTAAAGGGATTATGCCTTTAGAAATAATGGTAGATACCAAGCGTAAAAAAGGGGTTATGAAATTAAGCACTCTAAAAAAAATGGAGGAGCTTGAAAATCTAATAGACGAAACACCAGAATTATCACGTCCGATTTCCGTTGTGAGTTTAGTTAAATACAGTAAACAGGCCTACTACAACGGTAATCCAAAATATTATCAATTACCCACAAGTCAAGAAAATGGTTTCATTTTATCATACGCAAAAAACTCATCTTCAAAAGTAGATTTGCTTCAAAATTTTGTGGATAGTACTGGACAATATGCCCGGATAACTACCTTTATGAAAGATATCGGCACAGATAAAATGGAGCGCATCGAAGAAGACCTTCAAAATAAAATTAATAAAGTCTTCCAGCCTGAAGATCGTTATAATGTGACGATGACTGGAAAAGCTTTAGTATTTCAAAAAGGGACAAAATATCTGGTTAAAAACTTAGCTATTTCTCTATCCTTAGCGATTTTTCTCATTTCCCTATTCATGGCTTATATGTTTAGATCGTTCAGAATGATTATCGTCTCTCTTATCCCCAACCTGCTTCCACTGTTGATTACTGCAGGATTGATGGGCTATTTAGGTGTTCCTATTAAACCTTCTACGATTTTAGTATTTAGTATTGCTTTCGGAATTTCGGTAGATGATACCATTCATTTCTTAGCCAAATACAGACAAGAATTACAGGCTAACCATTGGAAGATTCGTAAATCAGTATATGCCGCATTGCGCGAAACCGGTGTTAGCATGTTCTACACATCCATTGTATTATTCTTTGGCTTTATTGTATTTACAACCTCAAGCTTTGGTGGAACTGTTGCTTTAGGAGCCTTAGTTTCGGCAACCTTATTATTTGCAATGCTCTCAAATCTATTATTGCTTCCTTCGCTGCTGCTATCATTAGAACGCAGCATTGCGAATAAGGAAGTGATGCGAGAACCATCTATTAATATTATTCCAGAGGAAGATGATATTTCCGAAGAAAACATAAATTCATAA
- the asnS gene encoding asparagine--tRNA ligase, protein MSYTVSQLLTQDITFQPIEIKGWVRTFRANRFIALNDGSTIHNIQCVVDFENTDEDLLKRINTGAAIHIKGELVESQGKGQKVEIQVMSIEILGDSHPDEYPIQPKKHSLEFLRENAHLRTRTNTFSAVMRLRSSLSFAVHKYFNDNGFYHMHTPIITGSDAEGAGEMFRVSALDAKNPPLDENGNVNYKEDFFGKETNLTVSGQLEAETYAMSLGKVYTFGPTFRAENSNTSRHLAEFWMIEPEVAFMDLAGNMDLAEDFMKSVLGYVLEHNQEDLEFLEKRLLDEEKTKPQAERSEMSLIEKIKFVVDNNFKRVSYTEAIDILKKSKPNKKKKFNYIIEEWGADLQSEHERFLVEKHFKCPVILFDYPANIKAFYMRLNEDGKTVRAMDILFPGIGEMVGGSQREERLEVLKEKMKALDIDEKELWWYLDLRKYGTAVHSGFGLGFERLVMFATGMGNIRDTIPFPRTPQNAEF, encoded by the coding sequence ATGAGCTATACAGTTTCACAATTATTAACACAAGACATTACCTTTCAACCTATTGAAATTAAAGGTTGGGTAAGAACATTTAGAGCCAATCGTTTTATTGCCTTAAATGACGGTTCTACCATACATAATATACAGTGTGTTGTTGATTTTGAAAATACAGACGAAGATCTTTTGAAGCGCATTAACACTGGCGCTGCAATTCATATAAAAGGTGAATTAGTTGAAAGTCAAGGTAAAGGACAAAAGGTAGAAATACAGGTGATGTCAATTGAAATCTTAGGAGATTCTCATCCTGATGAGTACCCTATTCAACCCAAAAAACACTCCCTTGAGTTCTTGAGAGAAAATGCACACTTACGCACCAGAACAAATACATTTAGTGCTGTGATGCGTTTGCGTTCATCATTATCATTTGCCGTTCACAAATATTTTAATGATAATGGATTCTATCATATGCATACACCTATCATCACAGGAAGTGATGCTGAAGGTGCAGGCGAAATGTTTAGAGTAAGTGCCTTAGATGCCAAGAATCCACCTTTAGATGAAAACGGAAATGTGAACTATAAAGAAGATTTCTTCGGAAAAGAAACTAACCTTACCGTTTCTGGTCAGTTAGAAGCCGAAACCTACGCCATGTCCTTAGGAAAAGTATATACTTTCGGACCAACATTTAGAGCCGAAAACTCGAATACTTCTCGTCATTTAGCAGAATTCTGGATGATTGAACCTGAAGTCGCATTTATGGACTTGGCAGGCAATATGGATCTTGCTGAAGACTTTATGAAATCAGTACTTGGTTATGTCTTAGAACATAATCAAGAGGACTTAGAATTCTTAGAAAAACGTTTGCTTGATGAAGAAAAAACAAAACCTCAAGCCGAACGTTCAGAAATGAGTTTAATTGAAAAAATCAAATTTGTTGTAGACAATAATTTCAAGCGTGTGAGCTATACAGAAGCAATTGACATCCTAAAGAAATCTAAGCCAAATAAGAAAAAGAAATTTAACTACATCATTGAAGAATGGGGCGCAGATCTTCAAAGTGAACACGAACGTTTTCTTGTAGAAAAACATTTCAAATGTCCAGTTATCTTATTTGATTATCCAGCAAATATCAAAGCGTTTTATATGCGTTTAAATGAAGATGGAAAAACAGTTCGTGCTATGGATATTTTATTTCCAGGCATTGGAGAAATGGTTGGAGGATCTCAGCGTGAAGAACGTTTAGAGGTGCTTAAAGAAAAAATGAAAGCACTAGATATCGATGAAAAAGAATTATGGTGGTATTTAGATCTTAGAAAATATGGAACTGCAGTGCATTCAGGATTCGGATTAGGGTTTGAACGATTAGTAATGTTCGCCACAGGAATGGGCAATATTAGAGATACGATTCCTTTTCCAAGAACACCACAAAATGCAGAATTTTAA
- the rpoN gene encoding RNA polymerase factor sigma-54 yields the protein MALKQYLQFKLSQKLSPQQIQLMKLIQLPTQAFEQRIKQELEENPALDTGKETSDEDKYDDEFDNSADEYDDNETINTDDINIDEYLSDDDVPEYRTQANNYSADDEEKSVPYAAGTSFTQHLRNQLNTFRLDEEEYEIAEFLVGSVDESGYIRRLISDILDDLAFTQNVFTTEEKIEQVLHVVHQLDPAGVGARNLQECLSIQLHRKEKTPDVELAIDIIDKAFDQFTKKHYQKLLQKFDITEVQLRDAIEEIERLNPKPGGSYAGNNRMVEHVVPDFAIKIVDGELELTLNGRNAPELHVSREYSNMMKGYKASKDKSRSQKDAVMFIKQKLDAAKWFIEAIKQRQQTLFVTMSAIMQYQKEYFLTGDERKLKPMILKDIADEINMDVSTVSRVANSKYVDTPYGTKLIKEFFSESMTNDQGEEVSTREIKKILETVIEDEDKKKPLTDEKLATILKEKGYPIARRTVAKYREQLDIPVARLRKKI from the coding sequence ATGGCTTTAAAACAATACTTACAGTTTAAACTATCACAAAAGTTGTCACCGCAACAAATCCAGCTCATGAAGTTGATTCAGTTGCCGACCCAAGCTTTTGAGCAACGTATCAAACAAGAGTTAGAAGAAAATCCAGCTTTAGATACGGGAAAGGAAACTTCTGATGAAGACAAGTATGATGATGAATTTGACAACTCTGCAGATGAGTATGATGATAATGAAACTATCAATACAGACGATATCAATATTGATGAATATCTTAGTGATGATGACGTCCCAGAATACCGTACGCAAGCCAATAATTACAGTGCAGATGATGAAGAAAAGAGTGTGCCTTATGCAGCAGGAACATCATTTACACAACACTTAAGAAATCAGTTAAATACCTTCAGACTTGATGAAGAGGAGTATGAAATAGCTGAGTTCTTGGTAGGCAGCGTGGATGAGAGCGGCTACATACGTCGGTTAATCAGTGACATCTTAGATGACCTGGCTTTTACACAAAACGTCTTTACTACAGAAGAAAAAATTGAGCAAGTGCTTCATGTAGTGCACCAACTTGATCCCGCGGGTGTTGGTGCTCGGAATCTCCAAGAGTGTTTAAGTATTCAATTACACCGAAAAGAAAAAACTCCAGACGTTGAATTAGCTATTGATATCATAGATAAGGCTTTTGATCAGTTCACAAAAAAACATTACCAAAAGCTTCTCCAAAAATTTGATATTACTGAAGTTCAACTCAGAGATGCTATAGAAGAAATAGAGCGCCTCAACCCAAAACCGGGAGGATCGTATGCTGGAAACAACCGTATGGTTGAGCATGTGGTTCCTGATTTTGCAATTAAAATTGTAGATGGTGAATTAGAACTGACTTTGAATGGCAGAAATGCTCCAGAGCTTCATGTATCGCGCGAATATAGCAATATGATGAAAGGCTATAAAGCATCTAAGGACAAAAGTAGGTCTCAAAAAGATGCTGTGATGTTTATCAAACAAAAGTTAGATGCTGCCAAATGGTTTATAGAAGCCATTAAACAGCGTCAACAGACCCTTTTTGTCACCATGAGTGCCATTATGCAGTATCAAAAAGAATACTTCCTTACAGGGGACGAGCGCAAGCTGAAACCAATGATTTTAAAAGATATTGCCGATGAGATTAACATGGATGTGTCTACTGTGTCTCGTGTGGCTAATAGTAAATATGTAGATACACCTTATGGCACAAAATTAATAAAAGAATTCTTTAGTGAATCTATGACCAACGATCAAGGTGAAGAAGTGTCTACGAGAGAAATAAAGAAAATTTTAGAAACAGTTATTGAAGACGAGGATAAGAAAAAACCGCTTACCGACGAAAAACTAGCTACGATTCTTAAAGAAAAAGGCTATCCTATTGCACGTCGTACCGTTGCAAAATATCGTGAGCAGTTAGATATTCCTGTGGCACGATTGCGTAAGAAAATTTAA
- a CDS encoding porin family protein, translating to MKQLLFIILVLFCMPSIIGQETEKLGVKKDSVVDSKYREDQFYASVTYNLLGKKPNNVSQSGFSSGFHIGFIRDMPINKRRNIAIGIGLGLSTNSYNQNILISEENNTLNYELINSDVTFSKNKFTTYLIEIPIEFRWRTSTATEYDFWRIYTGIKLGYVVHNSSKFRGLPNDIKLSNIDNVNAIQYGLTLSAGYSNVNFHLYYALNSIFDNDTKLTDSGEIVDMTAFKIGLIFYIL from the coding sequence ATGAAGCAACTGCTATTTATTATATTGGTTTTGTTTTGTATGCCTTCGATAATTGGTCAAGAAACTGAAAAATTAGGTGTAAAAAAGGATTCCGTTGTTGATTCCAAATATAGGGAAGATCAATTTTATGCTTCAGTGACCTATAATCTCTTAGGGAAAAAACCAAATAATGTGTCGCAGAGTGGGTTTTCTAGTGGATTTCATATAGGATTCATTAGAGATATGCCCATCAATAAACGTCGCAATATAGCCATTGGAATAGGTCTCGGACTCTCTACTAACTCTTATAATCAGAACATTTTAATATCTGAAGAAAACAATACTTTAAATTATGAGCTCATCAATAGTGATGTTACCTTTAGTAAAAATAAGTTCACAACCTATTTGATTGAAATACCCATTGAATTCAGATGGCGAACATCAACGGCCACCGAATATGACTTCTGGCGTATTTATACAGGGATCAAATTGGGATATGTAGTTCATAATTCTTCAAAATTTAGAGGACTTCCAAATGACATCAAGTTATCTAATATTGATAATGTTAATGCCATTCAATATGGACTCACTTTAAGTGCAGGGTATTCTAATGTGAATTTTCACCTCTATTATGCATTGAATTCTATTTTTGATAATGACACTAAATTAACAGACTCAGGAGAAATAGTTGATATGACTGCATTTAAAATAGGACTAATTTTTTACATCCTATAA
- a CDS encoding biopolymer transporter ExbD, which produces MSKFKKKKDNALPAVNTASLPDIVFMLLFFFMVVTVMREDNLLIENKLPLADQVEKLDKKNPISYIYAGKPARGYEKFGTEARLQLNDKFAEISEIQSFINAERLALREELVPYLTVSLKVDRDANMGIVGDIKQELRKANALKINYTTGTGSAMDN; this is translated from the coding sequence ATGTCTAAGTTTAAAAAGAAAAAAGACAATGCATTACCTGCTGTAAATACAGCATCGTTACCAGATATTGTTTTTATGCTGTTGTTTTTCTTCATGGTTGTTACTGTAATGAGAGAAGACAATTTATTAATTGAAAATAAATTACCACTTGCAGACCAAGTTGAAAAGTTGGATAAGAAAAACCCAATTAGTTACATCTATGCTGGAAAACCGGCAAGAGGTTATGAGAAATTTGGAACGGAAGCAAGATTACAACTCAATGATAAGTTTGCAGAAATCTCTGAAATACAATCTTTTATTAATGCTGAACGACTTGCACTTCGTGAAGAGTTAGTTCCTTATTTAACAGTGTCATTAAAGGTAGATAGAGATGCCAATATGGGCATCGTAGGAGATATCAAACAAGAATTAAGAAAAGCAAATGCTTTAAAAATCAATTATACTACTGGAACAGGTAGCGCAATGGATAATTAA
- a CDS encoding biopolymer transporter ExbD, protein MAKRSAPEVNAGSMADIAFLLLIFFLVTTTIPKDSGINRKLPPIEENDEDVVIKQKNIFTVLLNGKDQLLVEDELMELKDLRAAAIEFLDNGGDGSCNYCNGAKNPSSSDNPDKAIISLKNERETSYSAYISVQNELVAAYNDLRNRRALDIGPKRGFPEMDFVMMEKNYKDPKFIGNTVKLKALIDQIRNEYPEKLSEVQ, encoded by the coding sequence ATGGCAAAACGATCAGCACCAGAAGTTAATGCAGGATCTATGGCAGATATTGCATTTTTACTTCTCATATTTTTCCTTGTAACTACAACAATCCCTAAAGATTCAGGGATCAACCGTAAGCTTCCTCCTATTGAGGAAAATGACGAAGATGTTGTGATCAAGCAAAAGAATATTTTTACCGTTCTTTTAAATGGTAAAGATCAATTATTAGTTGAAGACGAGCTGATGGAACTCAAAGATTTGAGAGCTGCTGCAATAGAATTTTTAGATAACGGAGGTGACGGTTCTTGTAATTACTGTAACGGTGCAAAAAATCCATCATCATCTGATAATCCTGATAAAGCGATTATATCTTTAAAGAATGAGAGAGAAACTTCTTATTCTGCATATATTTCTGTTCAGAATGAGCTAGTAGCAGCATATAACGATTTGCGTAACCGAAGAGCTTTAGATATAGGTCCAAAAAGGGGATTTCCAGAAATGGATTTCGTCATGATGGAGAAAAACTATAAAGATCCAAAGTTTATCGGTAACACCGTGAAACTGAAAGCGCTTATTGATCAAATCCGTAACGAGTATCCAGAAAAGCTCTCAGAAGTACAATAA
- a CDS encoding MotA/TolQ/ExbB proton channel family protein, which produces MKRLFSILAIACIMAFGTVNASTNAYTVEAATTAVATSFQEEPAVEADKSFTQEVKERFIEGGPFFMGIVLLCLILGLAIAIERIIYLNLATTNSKKLTQNVEDALNSGGIEAAKEVCRNTKGPVASIFYQGLDRADDDLDAAEKAVVAYGGVQMGQLEKNVSWISLFIALAPMLGFMGTVLGMIDAFDKIEAAGDMNPSLVAGGIKVALLTTVFGLIVAIILQIFYNYIISKIDSIVNDMEDASISLMDLLVRHKK; this is translated from the coding sequence ATGAAAAGACTATTTTCTATCTTAGCCATAGCATGTATCATGGCTTTCGGTACTGTGAATGCAAGTACAAATGCTTACACAGTAGAAGCTGCAACAACAGCAGTTGCAACATCATTTCAAGAAGAACCAGCTGTTGAAGCTGACAAATCTTTCACTCAAGAAGTCAAAGAGCGTTTTATTGAAGGTGGTCCATTTTTTATGGGAATTGTATTGCTGTGTTTAATTCTGGGATTGGCTATTGCTATTGAAAGAATTATCTATTTAAATCTTGCAACAACAAATTCTAAGAAATTAACTCAAAATGTCGAGGATGCACTTAATTCAGGTGGAATTGAAGCTGCTAAGGAAGTTTGTAGAAATACAAAGGGACCTGTTGCTTCTATCTTCTATCAAGGATTAGATAGAGCAGACGATGACCTTGATGCCGCTGAAAAAGCTGTTGTAGCTTATGGTGGTGTTCAAATGGGACAACTAGAGAAGAATGTATCTTGGATTTCATTGTTTATAGCTCTTGCTCCAATGTTAGGTTTCATGGGTACCGTACTTGGTATGATTGATGCCTTTGATAAAATTGAGGCTGCAGGTGATATGAACCCTTCATTAGTAGCGGGAGGTATTAAAGTAGCTTTATTAACAACAGTATTTGGTCTAATTGTTGCTATTATCTTACAGATATTTTACAATTATATTATTTCTAAAATTGATAGCATCGTTAACGATATGGAAGATGCATCAATCTCACTAATGGATTTATTAGTTAGACATAAGAAATAA
- a CDS encoding asparaginase, which translates to MITTEQPNILLVYTGGTIGMIKDPETGALRSFDFNTILERIPELQLLDCNIETISFEEPIDSSNMNPKYWIDIAEIIEKHYETFDGFVVLHGSDTMSYSASALSFMIENLVKPIIFTGSQLPIGDLRTDAKENLITSIQMASLQKGGKPVIKEVGLYFEYKLYRGNRTTKINAEHFEAFESLNYPHLAESGVHLKVEYGNLYKPNARKKLVVHKQFNTNILLIKLFPGICASILEPLFQMANIKGVILETYGAGNTTTDAWFISMLQETIKRGVPIVNVTQCSGGSVQMGQYETSTKLKSIGVISGKDITTEAALTKMMYMLGEGVTSKTFKTIFETSLRGEMS; encoded by the coding sequence ATGATAACTACTGAGCAACCTAACATATTATTAGTGTATACTGGAGGGACTATAGGAATGATTAAAGATCCTGAAACTGGTGCTCTAAGGTCTTTTGATTTTAATACGATTTTAGAACGCATACCTGAACTCCAGCTATTGGATTGTAATATTGAGACAATATCCTTTGAAGAGCCAATAGATTCGAGCAATATGAATCCGAAGTACTGGATTGACATTGCCGAAATTATCGAGAAACATTACGAAACTTTTGATGGTTTCGTTGTATTGCACGGAAGTGATACTATGAGTTATTCGGCATCAGCACTGAGCTTTATGATTGAAAATTTGGTGAAACCTATTATTTTCACAGGTTCTCAGCTTCCAATAGGTGATCTAAGAACGGATGCTAAAGAAAATTTGATTACCTCAATTCAAATGGCATCTTTACAAAAAGGAGGAAAGCCCGTAATTAAAGAAGTAGGCTTATATTTTGAATATAAATTATACCGCGGAAATAGAACCACAAAAATAAATGCTGAACATTTTGAAGCCTTTGAGTCCTTGAATTATCCGCATTTGGCAGAGTCAGGAGTGCATTTAAAAGTGGAGTATGGTAACTTATACAAACCAAATGCTCGAAAAAAACTAGTGGTTCATAAACAATTTAACACCAATATTCTTCTCATAAAATTATTTCCTGGAATTTGCGCATCTATATTAGAGCCACTTTTTCAAATGGCGAATATTAAAGGGGTAATTCTTGAAACATATGGGGCAGGTAATACAACTACTGACGCATGGTTTATAAGTATGTTGCAAGAAACTATTAAAAGAGGCGTTCCAATAGTTAATGTGACACAATGTTCAGGAGGTAGTGTTCAAATGGGTCAATATGAGACTAGTACGAAATTAAAATCCATTGGTGTGATTTCAGGGAAAGATATTACGACAGAGGCTGCTTTGACAAAAATGATGTATATGCTTGGAGAAGGTGTGACATCAAAAACATTCAAAACTATTTTCGAAACGTCGTTGCGAGGTGAAATGTCTTAA
- a CDS encoding TatD family hydrolase: MIITDTHTHLYSDAFDEDRKAMIERAIAQDVTRFFIPAIDSSYTNAMLSLEADFPEHMFLMMGLHPTSVKENFQSELKHVEDMLAQRHFYAVGEIGIDLYWDTSTLEMQKEAFKHQIELAKHYNLPIVIHCREAFEEIFEVLETVKDDKLFGIFHCFTGTIEQARRAIAFNMKLGIGGVATFKNGKIDQFLQEIELKHIVLETDAPYLAPKPYRGKRNESAYIIKVLEKLAEIYSVSEEKIAEITTANSKDIFGI; this comes from the coding sequence ATGATAATTACAGATACACATACACATCTTTATAGTGACGCTTTTGATGAAGATCGAAAAGCAATGATAGAGCGCGCCATCGCTCAAGATGTGACACGGTTTTTTATTCCTGCTATTGACTCGTCATATACCAATGCCATGTTAAGTTTAGAGGCTGATTTTCCGGAGCATATGTTTTTAATGATGGGACTACATCCTACATCTGTAAAGGAAAATTTTCAGAGTGAATTGAAACATGTCGAAGACATGCTCGCACAGCGACATTTTTATGCAGTGGGTGAAATAGGTATTGATTTGTATTGGGATACATCGACATTGGAGATGCAGAAAGAGGCGTTTAAGCATCAAATAGAACTGGCAAAACACTATAATTTGCCAATCGTTATTCATTGCCGTGAAGCCTTTGAAGAAATCTTTGAAGTTCTGGAGACAGTTAAAGATGACAAGCTCTTTGGTATCTTTCATTGTTTTACAGGAACCATAGAACAAGCGCGTCGTGCGATAGCATTTAATATGAAACTGGGTATTGGTGGTGTTGCGACTTTTAAAAATGGAAAGATAGATCAGTTTCTTCAGGAAATAGAATTGAAACATATTGTTCTGGAAACAGATGCCCCTTATTTAGCTCCGAAGCCTTATCGAGGCAAACGTAATGAAAGTGCTTATATCATTAAGGTCTTGGAAAAATTAGCCGAAATATATTCGGTTTCCGAAGAAAAAATTGCCGAAATTACAACCGCAAACTCAAAAGATATATTTGGCATATAA
- a CDS encoding retropepsin-like aspartic protease, whose amino-acid sequence MESLQDYLLNKGYTKVKLKLTKTNHFEVKASINGVKGLFILDTGASSSCVGFEAVNTFKLTAKDSKIKAAGAGATDMLTQLSKKNKLKIGKWKQDKVALILFNLTHVNTALKNHNAQPVDGIIGADILKKSRAIIDYEKKYLYLK is encoded by the coding sequence ATGGAATCTTTACAGGACTATCTACTAAATAAAGGCTATACAAAAGTGAAACTAAAACTGACTAAGACCAATCACTTTGAAGTCAAAGCATCAATTAATGGCGTTAAAGGACTTTTCATTCTTGACACAGGTGCTTCAAGTTCTTGCGTGGGTTTTGAAGCTGTAAATACTTTTAAACTTACAGCCAAAGATTCTAAAATAAAAGCTGCTGGTGCAGGTGCAACTGATATGCTCACACAATTATCAAAAAAAAACAAATTAAAAATCGGCAAATGGAAACAAGATAAAGTAGCACTTATTTTATTTAATCTTACACATGTAAATACCGCATTAAAGAATCACAATGCACAACCTGTCGATGGAATTATTGGTGCAGACATTCTAAAAAAATCTAGAGCAATTATTGACTACGAAAAGAAATACTTGTATTTAAAATAA